Proteins encoded within one genomic window of Vairimorpha necatrix chromosome 3, complete sequence:
- a CDS encoding cullin protein — MSTDLEEIENFLTSYFNHRVDLVLYKIYEISRKHSKSIKFYRFLKYKMKKLLIPRVNKIDTKNIYDEHVWFTKMIDLFNKIFRDTKKMHKIEKYLKFLVKKKLETLKNEFIFKTATEFLMDNYKKTNKKLEANEEIKNNIEANKEIEKFYMVNEFYNLNFVEDLKNLIIKRFVNKIIECDINKMKIFLENINDDFLNIKNRIFNEVAKEINKNKILKCLENKDCLEFIASLFENAKDKYKEYIIFYLNNKFNDNKMDIEYVNNILKIYLEYKKFDDFVKSVIFNWLKNLNINFDKFVNVLNSGEGKSTELFEFSGILYNFITEKEAYEKSLRTKLCYRLINNLSTIEEEEYFISIYKTFTKDIYVYKMVDCIEDFKNRIFFHNCEIMMMRKFQWAEFKNVEIFNSDLSKLKNKYENQIAKFERKKICWMDSLSTVEVEIYGKEAVLNLVQYDILLNINNLDLVKILNENKDQEKILNIKILQDNGLLIIENENFYINKDFECKNFNTKERELLEINLSHEASKNKKHQSEVLDSKIMSRLKKYKKLEIIDLLNISSKSEIIQRLEILEKKGYCHVKNEEVLYKP; from the coding sequence ATGTCCACAGATTTGGAAGAAATCGAGAACTTTCTAACTTCATATTTCAATCATAGAGTAGATTTAGTACTTTACAAAATCTACGAAATATCTAGAAAACATTCgaaatctataaaattttatagatttttaaagtataaaatgaaaaaattgcTTATCCCCCGTGTAAACAAAATcgatacaaaaaatatctatgACGAACATGTTTGGTTTACAAAAATGATTGatttgtttaataaaatcttcagAGATACCAAAAAGATGCacaaaattgaaaaatatttaaaatttttagttaagaaaaaacttgaaacattaaaaaatgaattcatttttaaaacagctacagaatttttaatggataattataaaaaaactaataaaaagttAGAAGCGAacgaagaaataaaaaataatatagaagcgaataaagaaatcgaaaaattttatatggtaaatgaattttataacttaAATTTTGTGGAAGATTTGAAAAacttaataataaaaagatttgtaaataaaataatagaatgcgatataaataagatgaaaatatttttagaaaacattaatgacgattttttaaatattaaaaacaggatttttaatgaagttgcaaaagaaataaataaaaacaaaattttaaaatgtttagaAAACAAAGATTGCCTTGAATTTATTGCAAGTTTGTTTGAAAACGcaaaagataaatataaagaatacattattttttatttaaataataaatttaatgatAACAAGATGGATATAGAATAtgttaataatattttaaaaatatatctggaatataaaaaatttgacgattttgtaaaatctgTGATATTTAATTggttgaaaaatttaaatataaattttgataaatttgtaaatgttTTGAATTCTGGAGAAGGAAAATCTACCGAATTATTTGAATTTTCGggtattttatataattttattacagAAAAAGAAGCATATGAAAAATCTTTAAGGACAAAATTATGTTACAGattaataaacaatttaagTACAATTGAAGAAGAGGAATATTTCATaagtatttataaaacattcaCAAAAGACatttatgtttataaaatggTAGATTGTattgaagattttaaaaatagaattttttttcataattgCGAAATTATGATGATGAGGAAATTTCAATGGgcagaatttaaaaatgtggaaattttcaattccgacctttcaaaattaaaaaataaatatgaaaatcaAATTGCGAAAtttgaaagaaaaaaaatatgttggATGGATTCTCTGAGTACAGTAGAAGTAGAAATTTATGGGAAAGAAGCTGTCTTAAATTTGGTAcaatatgatattttattaaatattaataatcttgatcttgtaaaaattttaaatgaaaataaagatcaagaaaaaattttaaatattaaaatattacaagaTAACggattattaataattgagaatgaaaatttttatataaataaggATTTTGAatgcaaaaattttaatactaAAGAAAGGgaattattagaaattaacTTATCTCATGAGGcaagtaaaaataaaaaacatcaatCGGAAGTGTTGGACAGTAAAATAATGTCAagattgaaaaaatataaaaaattggaaattatcgatttattaaatatttcaagTAAATCTGAAATAATACAGAGATTGGAAATACTAGAGAAAAAAGGATATTGTCAtgttaaaaatgaagaagtACTCTACAaaccataa
- a CDS encoding protein disulfide-isomerase (PDI), whose protein sequence is MKFAFFILTCLCERSVVLNVEDKRQFDNLKVNYDSNIENGKGQGILEDLKIDLSNEEDMKKFQTIISIPDVPEGMGEVSKVIETFETDEIEEMKKGERFFIIFFVDEKTALLPADHFDRTMKVFISSDKNLAKEMNTPYPGIYGFNPRDKVSYQFPLNEETIKTIGPIVSVDLIGTLSYQNLELYKATGLHSMYVFIKPEEMQSFYKNYKSEASKVKHLAKFCLIPYRGDKDQLSAFGLTEEDLPGILFINDGLKYPLKKCFENNIQSFIQDVLDKKIEPKYASQDEPVNNDELNLKIFTRNNIPKFRSDKTKDKLIVFSSPSCNFCIQLRPVLEELATISRTHFDNKIVIGTCDITMNDIDNFDISSVPKIYLVKAETDEVFAFDSKTRSADSIAKFIKTNGSFNIDMSTYLTQVNNETNKVGEIKDEKPNDSDKTNREL, encoded by the coding sequence atgaaattcgCTTTCTTCATACTGACATGTTTATGTGAAAGATCTGTTGTCTTAAATGTCGAAGACAAAAGACAATTTGATAATCTTAAAGTCAATTATGATagtaatattgaaaatggTAAAGGACAAGGAATACTTGAAGATCTAAAAATTGATCTTTCTAATGAGGAAGACATGAAAAAATTCCAAACTATTATTTCAATTCCTGATGTACCAGAAGGTATGGGAGAGGTTTCTAAAGTCATAGAGACTTTTGAAACTGATGAGATAgaagaaatgaaaaaaggagaaagattttttataattttctttgtaGACGAAAAGACCGCTTTATTGCCTGCTGATCATTTTGATCGAACAATGAAAGTCTTTATTTCTTCAGATAAGAATCTTGCCAAGGAGATGAACACCCCTTATCCTGGTATTTATGGTTTTAATCCTAGAGACAAAGTCTCTTATCAATTTCCTCTAAATGAAGAAACTATTAAAACTATTGGCCCGATTGTTAGCGTAGATCTTATTGGGACTTTATCCTATCAGAATCTTGAGTTGTATAAAGCTACAGGTTTACACTCCATGtatgtatttataaaaccAGAAGAGATGCaatcattttataaaaattataaatctgAAGCTTCTAAAGTTAAACATTTAGCAAAATTCTGCTTAATTCCCTATAGAGGCGATAAAGATCAATTGAGCGCATTTGGATTAACAGAAGAAGATTTACCAGggatattatttataaatgacGGGTTGAAATATCCACTTAAAAAGtgttttgaaaataatattcaGTCATTTATCCAAGATGTTTTAGATAAAAAGATCGAGCCAAAATATGCTTCACAAGATGAACCAGTAAACAATGATGAGTTAAATCTTAAAATCTTTACTAGAAACAATATTCCGAAATTTAGATCTGACAAGActaaagataaattaataGTTTTTAGCTCTCCGAGTTGTAATTTCTGTATTCAGTTGAGACCAGTACTTGAAGAATTGGCCACTATTTCTCGAACTcattttgataataaaatcGTCATTGGAACATGTGACATTACAATGAATGACATTGATAATTTCGACATTTCCTCTGTACCTAAAATTTATCTCGTTAAGGCAGAGACCGATGAAGTTTTTGCATTTGATTCAAAAACAAGATCTGCCGACTCTATCGCcaagtttataaaaacaaatggATCATTTAATATTGACATGTCTACATATTTGACCCAAGTAAATAATGAGACTAATAAAGTAGGCGAAATTAAAGACGAAAAACCTAACGACTCAGATAAAACTAACAGAGAactttaa
- a CDS encoding non-structural maintenance of chromosomes element 1-like protein has protein sequence MKEEELQNIIYELLSTGMYKSNIKNLNEVVSILRKIHFDVVEWYDKSCYILVSTGGNQELILGYNEEENKEIIEIFEKIIFDKEVQGNLLSSLVENDWLSIDEKNKYILSKRALVIFKNKILEADGIYKKCKFCEFLVRREEAHDYCQKIFDEKNCF, from the coding sequence ATGAAAGAAGAGGAATTGCAAAACATTATTTATGAATTACTTTCTACGGGAATGTATAAaagtaatataaaaaatctaaatgaagttgtttcaattttacgtaaaatacattttgaTGTAGTTGAATGGTATGATAAATCTTGTTATATTCTTGTTAGCACTGGAGGTAATCAAGAGCTTATTCTCGGGTACAATGAAGaggaaaataaagaaataatagagatattcgaaaaaataatatttgataaaGAAGTACAAGGGAATTTATTAAGTTCACTAGTTGAAAATGATTGGTTAAGTAttgatgaaaaaaataagtacaTTTTAAGTAAACGAGCTCTggtaatttttaaaaataaaattttagaagcCGATggaatttacaaaaaatgtaaattttgtGAATTTTTAGTCCGTAGAGAAGAAGCACATGATTAttgtcaaaaaatatttgatgagaaaaattgtttttaa
- a CDS encoding nucleolar protein 56/58-like — translation MKQHVLYEHPKGYLLFEMNEYEDLSQGSYQEYMKLTQVVNLTAKFEFADVQMATQNIQMLCNNKLPKELENFLELNNVKILHCDSSFKQALKEIKIKQKNSINIYRGIKFNEHRFLKSEIDLQFILGVAHTFSRNKVEYNSKKEDNILIHTVNMLEQLEKDINSYSMRIKELYGWSFPELYCACDSIDEYIAAVIFFTTENKNENIKNEKIDELIKLKDNSIGIKINEVDMINIKNLCDIINEKINIKNSLKKYLKEKMLTISPNLTELLGDMMSAKLIVLCGGLCNLAKATASTIQLLGAEKSLFQALKSKSDTPKYGIIFYSKLVSKTQMKNKAKFCRFLASKISILAKIDCFSVNRTNAYGVAIKKVVKKKIKSFDNDKQIEKTDEIMSRVYKKLKTCEK, via the coding sequence ATGAAGCAACATGTTTTGTACGAACATCCCAAAGGATATTTATTATTCGAAATGAATGAATACGAAGACTTATCTCAAGGATCATATCAAGAATATATGAAACTAACACAAGTTGTTAATTTAACAGCTAAGTTTGAATTTGCAGATGTACAAATGGCCACTCAAAATATCCAAATGCTTtgcaataataaattaccaaaagaattagaaaaCTTTCTAGAACTtaataatgtaaaaattttacattgtGATTCGTCTTTTAAACAAGCacttaaagaaataaaaattaaacaaaaaaatagtataaatatttatagaggaataaaatttaatgagCATCGATTTCTCAAGTCTGAAATTGATCTTCAATTCATTTTAGGAGTAGCTCACACTTTTTCAAGAAATAAAGTTGAATACAACagtaaaaaagaagataatattttgatacACACAGTTAACATGTTAGAACAACTAGAAAAAGATATTAATAGTTATTCTATGAGAATTAAAGAGTTATATGGTTGGAGTTTTCCTGAATTATATTGTGCTTGTGACAGTATTGATGAATACATTGCAgcagtaattttttttacaactgaaaataaaaatgaaaatatcaaaaatgaaaagattgacgaattaataaaattaaaagataattCAATAGGAATTAAAATCAACGAAGTTgatatgataaatataaaaaatttatgtgaTATTatcaatgaaaaaattaatataaaaaatagtctaaaaaaatatttaaaagagaaaatgTTGACGATATCTCCAAATCTTACCGAATTATTAGGAGACATGATGTCTGCTAaattaattgttttatgTGGCGGATTGTGTAATTTAGCAAAAGCCACAGCATCTACAATTCAATTATTAGGAGCAGAAAAAAGTCTTTTTCAAGCTCTTAAATCAAAATCAGATACTCCGAAATACggaataatattttattccaAATTGGTATCAAAAAcacaaatgaaaaataaagcgAAATTTTGTAGATTTCTTGcttcaaaaatttctattttagCAAAAATAGATTGTTTTTCGGTAAACAGGACTAATGCGTACGGGGTAGCTATTAAAAAGGTggttaagaaaaaaattaaatcatttGATAATGACAAACAAATAGAAAAAACTGATGAAATTATGTCTAgagtttataaaaagttaAAGACAtgtgaaaaataa
- a CDS encoding threonylcarbamoyl-AMP synthase (SUA5) gives MKILSIENLDINKILHYFEKDVVVIPTETVYGLAAAINNENALKNIYKLKRRPSDNPLIVHVSSIEMLKTVIEGEIPKVYEKIIENFWPGPISLLFKANKNVSRTVTAGLDTILVRMPDNKIILEIIEKLNIPLAAPSANLSGKPSPSCVHHTIDDFGEECPLYLDGGECRVGLESTVFTYLNSPAILRPGGICIEVLEKLIGEKININYSVKKIENQQICPGQKYKHYSPNNKFVLIISDSVNIEELVKEYKKVGILTHYDFKPKMKREQDCEIIYLGNKPYEVAMNLFKGLRKLDETCDIIITKGVSIEMEGEAIMDRVKKAAHMII, from the coding sequence ATGAAAATTCTAtcaattgaaaatttagatattaataaaatacttcattattttgaaaaagatGTAGTTGTTATACCAACAGAAACCGTCTATGGATTAGCAGCCGCAATAAACAATGAAaatgctttaaaaaatatttataaattaaaacgTCGTCCTTCGGATAATCCACTTATAGTGCATGTTTCTTCTATTGAGATGTTAAAAACAGTCATTGAGGGAGAAATACCTAAAGtctatgaaaaaataatagaaaactTTTGGCCTGGCCCAATATCATTGCTTTTTAAAgccaataaaaatgtttctCGTACAGTCACAGCTGGACTAGATACAATTTTAGTAAGAATGCCagacaataaaattattttggaAATTATCGAAAAACTCAACATTCCTTTAGCTGCACCTTCAGCAAATCTTAGTGGAAAACCAAGTCCTTCGTGCGTCCACCACACTATTGATGATTTTGGTGAAGAATGTCCTCTTTATTTAGATGGCGGGGAATGTAGAGTCGGCCTAGAGTCGACGGTTTTTACCTATTTAAATAGTCCTGCGATACTCAGACCGGGTGGAATTTGCATTGAAGTTTTAGAAAAACTAATAGGtgaaaaaatcaatataaattattccGTTAAAAAGATAGAAAATCAACAAATCTGCCCAggtcaaaaatataaacattatagtccaaataataaatttgttttgatAATTAGTGATTCAGTTAATATTGAAGAATTAGTTAAAgagtataaaaaagtagGGATATTAACACACTACGATTTTAAAccaaaaatgaaaagaGAACAAGATTgtgaaattatttatttaggCAATAAACCATACGAAGTGGCtatgaatttatttaaggGGTTACGAAAGCTAGACGAGACATgtgatattataataacaaaAGGCGTTTCTATAGAAATGGAAGGAGAAGCGATTATGGACAGAGTGAAAAAGGCTGCACAtatgataatataa
- a CDS encoding DNA repair protein RAD2, with translation MGVKGLWKLISNCAEKHTPQNTTLAIDTSIWIHQYKGMPETEVIYYVSKKIIKLLYHEIRPVFIFDGAPNLLKRKVIEERKKENLDKLVKDIINNEICKKCKIKIRMCIHGGLIKDEFEEDTLKGLHEWGKNIKEEKQEIKKISTDSDFYNTENILKFLDSKKYSNSQKLKMLVKMRERRKQRFNIDKKSMTDFSKLQIKNVKNRNLKNKKKINSDCNKSFFLKTNKKTIPMRNENSSDGDINDFLEIDETISHRNIDDNYVIPIKKIKNDFSDEIVAICKTKNEKFSEGFFAEENNYEADNETNEINYDFSQGKTIKISKIDSNLNEPMDFLNVLSIIKEIINAFNLPYLDSPSESDAECGFLYRAGVIDGVITEDNDILLHGGVVYKNFFRKNKNILRYDPKRIEEVKGLSTFDIIDLGFVLGSDYTVGIKGIGIKNAEKYIKSENFKNIDIQSYRNIYLNCPIREDWRPKFKTLEFEKIVQFFVNKGIDKEKIDELKFGAFSLYPPLTNIN, from the exons ATGGGTGTAAAAGGGCTATGGAAACTTATAAGTAACTGTGCTGAAAAACATACGCCCCAAAACACCACTCTGGCTATAGATACAAGTATATGGATACATCAATATAAAGGAATGCCAGAAACTGAAGTAATCTACTAcgtatcaaaaaaaattataaaattgttgTATCACGAAATAAGACcagtatttatttttgacgGCGCAccaaatcttttaaaacgTAAAGTaatagaagaaagaaaaaaggaAAACTTGGATAAATTGGTTaaagatattataaataacgAAATATGCAAAAAATGCAAGATTAAAATAAGAATGTGTATACACGGCGGATTGATCAAAGACGAATTTGAAGAAGACACTTTAAAGGGACTTCATGAAtggggaaaaaatattaaagagGAGAAgcaagaaattaaaaaaatatcaactgattctgatttttataatacggaaaatattttaaaatttttagattcaaaaaaatattcaaattcgcagaaattaaaaatgctCGTAAAAATGAGAGAACGTAGAAAACAACGATttaatattgataaaaaatcaatgacagatttttcaaagttgcaaataaaaaatgttaaaaacaGAAATTTA aaaaacaaaaaaaaaatcaattccGATTgtaataaaagtttttttttaaaaactaacAAAAAAACGATACCAATGAGAAATGAAAATAGTTCTGATGGGGAtattaatgattttttagaaatagatGAGACAATTTCACATCGAAATATAGATGATAATTATGTAATCccgataaaaaaaattaaaaatgatttttcaGATGAAATTGTAGCCATTTGTAAAactaaaaatgaaaaatttagtgAAGGTTTCTTTGctgaagaaaataattacGAAGCAGACAATGAGAcaaatgaaataaattaCGATTTTTCACAAggaaaaacaataaaaatttctaaaatcgATTCTAATTTAAATGAACCAAtggattttttaaatgttttgtctataattaaagaaattataaatgcaTTCAATTTGCCATATTTGGATTCTCCTTCTGAATCTGACGCCGAATGTGGATTTCTTTATAGAGCCGGTGTTATCGACGGAGTTATCACAGAAGATAATGACATTCTTTTACACGGAGGTGTTGtatataagaatttttttcgtaaaaataaaaatattttacgcTATGATCCGAAAAGAATAGAAGAAGTCAAAGGATTGTCTacttttgatattattgatTTGGGTTTTGTATTGGGTTCAGATTACACAGTTGGAATAAAAGGTATAGGGATTAAAAATgcagaaaaatatattaaatctgaaaatttcaaaaatatagataTACAATCATAtcgaaatatttatttgaattGTCCTATTAGGGAAGACTGGAGaccaaaatttaaaacattagaatttgaaaaaatagtgcaattttttgtaaacaaAGGGATAGATAAAGAGAAAATCGATGAACTTAAATTTGGAGCATTTTCACTTTATCCCCCCCTtaccaatataaattga
- a CDS encoding nucleolar GTP-binding protein 2 (NOG2) — protein sequence MKENFYNKKNLKYLNMIRGDKPIRNSRAEIIKPAEFQKSKAKTGRIHPDRKWFRASKTVSQLDLEKFREASKIETPYNVLLKTGNVPYSLLAENKKKKNTVEYDSIFGKKAIRKKPKLLVTSLEEMAKSKNEVIAEKKEIKKDAVKGQNSSDVIIHVLDARDPLGTMCEKISTYIKEEAPHKHLIYLLNKVDLVPTGVTAKWLKYFSNKHTTLAYHAQSLENNFGKTNLINILRQLDNLYNKKHTSVGFVGYPNSGKSSIINSLRNKHVCNVAPVPGETKVWQYITLTRSIYLIDCPGVVPIPDFEQAVFRGAIRIENLENPEYYVELLANKYKTEISKLYRIEFRDIEDLFQKFSVKYGKITKGNRPYVDLISKTILHDWNRGKISYFNLPPTEE from the exons atgaaagaaaatttctataataaaaaaaatttaaagtacTTGAATATGATTAGAGGAGATAAACCAATAAGAAATTCAAGAGctgaaattataaaaccagcagaatttcaaaaatctaAAGCAAAGACTGGTAGAATTCATCCAGATAGAAAATGGTTTAGAGCCAGTAAAACAGTTTCTCAATTAGatcttgaaaaatttagagAGGCGTCAAAAATTGAAACACCATACAATGTGCTTCTTAAGACTGGTAATGTTCCATATTCACTTCTTgcagaaaataaaaagaaaaaaaatacagttGAATATGACAGCATTTTTGGAAAGAAAgcaataagaaaaaaaccAAAGTTGTTAGTAACAAGCTTAGAAGAAATGGCTAAAAGCAAAAATGAAGTAATAGccgaaaaaaaagaaattaaaaaagatgcTGTCAAAGGACAAA ATAGCAGTGATGTTATTATTCATGTTTTAGATGCGAGAGATCCACTTGGTACAATGTGTGAGAAGATTTcaacatatataaaagaagaagcCCCAcataaacatttaatttacCTACTAAATAAAGTAGATTTGGTTCCGACAGGAGTGACTGCCAAATggctaaaatatttttccaATAAACACACCACTTTGGCTTATCACGCACAGTCTTtggaaaataattttggtaagacaaatttaataaatattttgagaCAGCTTGATAACttgtataataaaaaacatacaaGCGTAGGGTTTGTAGGGTATCCAAATAGTGGGAAAAGTAGTATAATTAATTCACTTAGAAATAAACATGTATGTAATGTGGCACCTGTACCTGGCGAGACAAAAGTTTGGCAATACATTACTTTGACCCGTAGCATTTATTTGATAGACTGCCCGGGAGTCGTCCCAATTCCTGATTTTGAACAGGCTGTTTTTAGGGGGGCTATTCGTATAGAAAATCTTGAGAATCCAGAATATTACGTAGAATTATTagcaaataaatataaaacagaaATATCTAAATTATACAGAATTGAATTTAGAGACATAGAAgatttatttcaaaaattttcagtGAAATATGGTAAGATTACAAAAGGTAATAGACCTTATGTTGATTTAATTAGTAAGACGATTTTACATGATTGGAATAGAGgaaaaatttcatattttaatttaccTCCAACtgaagaataa
- a CDS encoding nucleolar GTP-binding protein 2 (NOG2), whose protein sequence is MAKSKNEVIAEKKEIKKDAVKGQNSSDVIIHVLDARDPLGTMCEKISTYIKEEAPHKHLIYLLNKVDLVPTGVTAKWLKYFSNKHTTLAYHAQSLENNFGKTNLINILRQLDNLYNKKHTSVGFVGYPNSGKSSIINSLRNKHVCNVAPVPGETKVWQYITLTRSIYLIDCPGVVPIPDFEQAVFRGAIRIENLENPEYYVELLANKYKTEISKLYRIEFRDIEDLFQKFSVKYGKITKGNRPYVDLISKTILHDWNRGKISYFNLPPTEE, encoded by the exons ATGGCTAAAAGCAAAAATGAAGTAATAGccgaaaaaaaagaaattaaaaaagatgcTGTCAAAGGACAAA ATAGCAGTGATGTTATTATTCATGTTTTAGATGCGAGAGATCCACTTGGTACAATGTGTGAGAAGATTTcaacatatataaaagaagaagcCCCAcataaacatttaatttacCTACTAAATAAAGTAGATTTGGTTCCGACAGGAGTGACTGCCAAATggctaaaatatttttccaATAAACACACCACTTTGGCTTATCACGCACAGTCTTtggaaaataattttggtaagacaaatttaataaatattttgagaCAGCTTGATAACttgtataataaaaaacatacaaGCGTAGGGTTTGTAGGGTATCCAAATAGTGGGAAAAGTAGTATAATTAATTCACTTAGAAATAAACATGTATGTAATGTGGCACCTGTACCTGGCGAGACAAAAGTTTGGCAATACATTACTTTGACCCGTAGCATTTATTTGATAGACTGCCCGGGAGTCGTCCCAATTCCTGATTTTGAACAGGCTGTTTTTAGGGGGGCTATTCGTATAGAAAATCTTGAGAATCCAGAATATTACGTAGAATTATTagcaaataaatataaaacagaaATATCTAAATTATACAGAATTGAATTTAGAGACATAGAAgatttatttcaaaaattttcagtGAAATATGGTAAGATTACAAAAGGTAATAGACCTTATGTTGATTTAATTAGTAAGACGATTTTACATGATTGGAATAGAGgaaaaatttcatattttaatttaccTCCAACtgaagaataa
- a CDS encoding neuronal calcium sensor 1 (NCS1), producing the protein MGNRSSTLKNFDLDDSKKFSHFPSKDVQEWSNEFRTRFPNGKMTLQDLEMMFRRFFPFGSPKKFVLRLFNTINISQSDNIDFHELLIAFSILMKGSNFEKLRWIFRFYDEDSDGVISKNEIVNIAQSMMDMVSNTLDAHIDIEKAIDELFECCDNKSGFFTFEDFKELAARKKEAFQMLTLFID; encoded by the coding sequence ATGGGCAACAGATCGAGcactttaaaaaacttcGACTTAGACGactcaaaaaaattttctcatTTTCCTTCAAAAGATGTACAAGAATGGTCAAATGAATTTAGGACAAGATTTCCAAATGGAAAAATGACATTGCAAGATTTAGAAATGATGTTTAGAAGATTTTTTCCTTTTGGATCTCCCAAGAAATTTGTATTAAGATTATTCAATACAATTAATATAAGTCAATCAGATAATATTGACTTTCATGAACTTTTAATTGCTTTCAGTATTTTAATGAAAGGCAGCAATTTCGAAAAATTGAGATGGATTTTCCGGTTTTATGACGAGGATAGTGACGGGGTCATTTCCAAAAACGAGATAGTTAATATTGCACAATCAATGATGGACATGGTTAGTAACACTCTTGACGCACATATTGACATAGAAAAGGCTATTGATGAGCTTTTTGAATGTTGTGATAATAAAAGTggattttttacatttgaagattttaaagaattggccgcaagaaaaaaagaagctTTTCAGATGCTTACACTTTTTATTGATTAG